Genomic segment of Streptomyces zhihengii:
CGCGTCGCGCATCTTGGCGGCGGCTGTGACGCGCAACGCGGGGTGAGTGCGCAGCCTCACTGCGAAGGTGAGTGGGGTCTCGTCCTCGGTCATGTAGATGTCGATGTCGCGGCGCATCTCTGTTTCGACGGTCGCCAGGTGCCTGAACCAGCCGGCGAGTTCGTCCGTCATCCAGATCCTCGGGAGGTCCGCGTATCCGTTCCGGAAGCCGAACCAGCGTCCCATCTGGAGAAGCGTGTCGTAGGCGGACACCGCACGGACGAAGTAACTGACGGACAGACCCTCGAGGGTGAGGCCACGGGACAGTGTGTTGCCGCCCACGGCGATTGCCACGACGGGGCCGTTCTCGTAGTCGAGCCGGTCCTCACTGCTGGAGTTGTCCATGACGATCCGACAGCTTTCCAGGACTCCCGGCAGTTCCCGGAGGATGTCGTCGAAAGCAACCGGCGCTTCACCGAAGTCGGACGCGGGCACCCGTTCCGTCTCCTGCAGCCACAGCGACCGGAGGCGAGCGATTTGCTCCGCGTCGTGGAGCGACGCGGCGAAGGTCTCGCGCAGCTTCCTCAGCGGTCGGTCGAAACTGTTGTGCACAGCCGTGTTGACACTTGTGTGGATCAACATGGTGTTATGCGGATTGCCCGTCGTCCTCACGCGACGCGCGGCCGTCACCATCCAGAAGTACTCGACCGCTCTGCGCAGGGTTTCCGTGATGACCGGTTCGAAGCCCTCGACGTCTGCGCGGCTCTCCGGTCGTACGCAGGACACGTCGTCGTCCGGGATCGAACGGATCATGTCGTGACCGTCGTCGACCTCGGCCGGGTCCTCGCCGTCCAGTGCGTAGCGACCGAACAGGACCTCGGTGCCGAAATGGCCTTGGGGTTTGGGCAGATTGACGACGAAGTCCTTGGGATAGAGATCCGCCGCGCCGGGGTCGATGAGCAGGTTTGCGAAGGGCGAGGCCGTATAGCCGACGTATGCGCTGCGGGGCAGAGCGCTCATGATGCTCAGGATCAGCGGGTTGATGGACTTTGTGGCGACCGTCGCCTGGTCGGCCTCGTCGTCGATGATGAGTGCGGGGCAGTCCGCGAGGTAGTCGGATGCCTGGTCCAGCCACTTGGCCAGTTTGCGCAGGACTGTCGCGTTCTTCTTGACCACGCACAGGACCCGGGTCCTGTTGCTCTTGCCGAAGTAGGAAGCAGGGTTCTCCTGCGGAGTGAAGTCCTTGTCCAGGCCGGTCAACTGCGACCACATCGAAGGGTTGGGCTCCACGAGCTGCTGCACGAGACGAGCCTGCGTCTGGCGGCGCAGTCCGTTGTGAATGCCTGCCAGCACGATGAACAACTTGTATCCCCGGTCCGCTGCTTTGGCCATGACCGAGGTGAAGTTGGTCGTCTTGCCGGACTGCACATAGCCGACGACGAGCCCCCGCGTGGAGAAGGACTTCTCCTTCGGATGATTGAGCAGCGAGACGATGCGTGTCGAGGAGTCGTCGAGACTGCTGATCGCAGGCTTTTCGGGCCATCCGTCCTTCCGGAGGATGCCGGTCACCGCGGGCCAGCACTTGTCCTTCGGATGAGGCCCCGTGTACCAGGTGTCGCGGTTTCCGAGGACGACCGTGTGAGGCTCCTCGAGTTCCCTGACGCGGATGGTCTGCTGCTCGTGGCGTTCGCGGATTCTCTCCACCACCGCCGGATCCGTGCTCAGCAGCGCCAGGCGCTTGACCGCCTCGGCGGGAGGAAAGGCGTCCAGGAGAGCCTGGAACGTCTCGTACACCTCGTCGAACTCATCGGTCACCGACACCGACCGTCTCCCGCCCTGGCTCACCGAGGCCGGCGTGTTCGCGCACCACGGGCGCGCGCATGCACGGCGGCCCACCCCTCGAAATGCGCTGCGCACACACTATCCACACAATCGCGGTGACGGTCGGGTCGGTGTCGAATCGGTGCGACGCAGCGGACCGTGGGAGGTGGCCGCATCGACGATCTCTGCGCCGAACGCGAGCCGTCAGCCGGAACTGATCCTTCCCGACGGTGCTTCCCGCGAATCCCCCTCCTGCCGTCGGATGCGGACCACGACATCCGTCACCCGAGTCGCCACATTCGCCGGAGCCTCGTGCTCCCAGAACCGCAGGACCGTCCAACCCTCGGACTCCAGGTGGAGGTTCGTCTCGCGATCACGTGCCATGTTCCTGTCGAGCTTCTCCCGCCACCATGCGGCGTTCGACTTCGGCTGGGTGGCATGCTGCGGGCAGCCGTGCCAGAAGCAGCCGTCGAGAAAGACGGCCACCTTGGCACGGCTGAACGCGATGTCGATCTTCCGCCTGGCCATTCCGGGAACCGGATAGTGAACGCGGTAGCGCAGCCCCTCGGCATGGAGGATCCTGCGCACCGCCACTTCGCAGCCCGTGTCCTGCGACACCTGTCTTCTCATCCTCGCCGACACGGCTGCCGAGGACGGGGTCGGATCGGCTCGATCCCCGCTCATGACGAAGCGGTCGCCCCGTGACACCCCCGGTAAGGCTCCCCCGACCCGCACCAGCACGCCGCCGACTTCGCCGGAGGCCACGGCAGGGCGCGGCCGCGGGCGGCGAGGGTGGTGGCGTACTGGGGGAGGAGGGCGGTGTTGGTGGGGGAGGAGGCCTCGGAGGCGGCGAAGGCCTCGTAGGAGGGGACCGTCGCGGTGACGATGCCGAGGTTCTCGGTGCCGGTGGCCGCGAGGTCGCGGAGGGAGGACTCGATGCCGGCGAGGTGGGCCTCGTGCGAGGGGTACTCGGCGGCCAGGTCCGGGTACGCCTCCAGGAGTTCGGCGAGATCCCGGGCCGGCCAGTGCAGGACGGCGACCGGGAACGGCCGGGAGAGCGCCGAGCGGTAGGAGCCGAGTTCCGCGCGCAGGCGGGCGATCTCCGCCTTCAGCTCGGCCGGGTTGTCGGAGCCGAGGGCCCACAGGCGCTTGGGGTCGTGGAGCTCGTCGAGGCTGAAGTCAGGGGTGCGGGTGGAGTGGACCCGGTCCGCCAGGGCGTCGTGGTCGTCGTGCGGCAGGCCCAGCATCCGGCGCACCCGGTGGCGCCCTGCGAGCAGCGACTGCGCCGCGTACGGGACCTCGTCGTCCTCGGGGAGCAGCAGCGCGAGCGCCTCGGAGAAGCACTCGTGGGACGCCTCCAGCTCGTCGTGGGACTCCAGGGTCTCGGCGATGATCTCCCAGGGGGCCGCCTCGGCCGGGGCCGTGATGCGGACGCCCGCGATCAGGGCCCGGGCCTCTGCCTCGTGCCCGTACTCCCAGAGGTTCGCGGCCTGGAGGGCCTTGACGAGCTGCGGGTGGTCGGGCTCGTCGGCGAGCAGGCGGTCGTAGAGGCCGGACGCGCCCTCACGGTCGCCGGCGAGTTCCAGATGGGCCGCGGCCTGGAGCAGGAGCTGTTCGTCGTCCTCCGGGTACTGCGCTGCGGTGCGCAGCAGGCGCTCGGCTTCGGCGGTGTGGTCAGCAGGCGTGTCGGGGCGCATGCAGCACACCGTACTGCTGTACGGGGGTGGGTCGGGGAGTCCCGGATCGGGTGAGCTGTCCGGTGAGGTGCCCAGTGCCGTTCCGGCGGCGGCGAGTTGACGCGCGGCCCGGGGCGCCCGCGACGCCCCGGGGGTCAGCGCAGCGGCAGGGTGAACAGCGTCCGCCCCGACGCGTCCGCCATGGTCACCCCGTCGACGACGGCGTCCCCGCTCGGGGCGCTCGCGTACCAGACGCCCCAGCCGGGCCGGCCGGGAAGCGTGAGCAGGGAGGCGGTGACGGGGCCGGTGGCGGTGGTCACAGTGACGAGAGCCACGCCGTCCGCGCCGTAGTAGAGGCCCGAGAGGAAGGCGCCCTCCTGCTGCATGCTCACGCCCGGATCGCGGCGGTCGATGTTGCCGTCCGTGACGCTGCGGCGCTGCTCCGGTTCCCCGGGCAGTGCCCAGTGCTTGCCCTGGTCCGTCAGCCACAGTTCGGCGCCGCCCGGTGCCGTGACGCGTTCGCCGGGGCCCACCACCCGCACCGGGGAGAGGGGCCGCGACGGGGTCGGGGAGACGGGCGGGCTGCTGACGGCGGCGGGCGGCGCGGCGACCCGGTCGGGCGGGGCGGCGCGCTGGGCCGTCGCGACCACGAACGGGGCGACGAGCAGGGCCGCCCCGCTCGCCGCCAGTGCGGCGAGGCGGCGGTGGCGGCGGGCACGGGCCCGGCGGGCGATCGATTCGAGGGGCGGCGGGGAAGGGGTGATGTCGAGGGCGGCCTCGGCGAGCACCGTGCGCAGGCCGTTGCCGGAATCGCCGCCGGCGCCGCTGGGGGAGGTCATCGATGGGCTCCGGGGGAGGAGGGGCCGGTGGGCGCGGAGGGTGTGCCGGGGTGCCGCGGGCCGGTCCGGGTGGCGGACCGCGTGCGGCTGTCGGCCAGCAGGGGCTGGCCGCGCAGCGTCCCCAGGGCCCGCCGCGTATGGGTCTTCACCGTGCCGACCGAGCAGTTCAGGACCCGTGCGATGTCCTGCTCGCTCATGTCCTCCCAGTAGCGCAGCACCACCACCGCGCGCTGCCGGGGCGGCAGCACGGTCAGTGCCCGGAGCACCTCGGCGCGGCGCTCGGCCGCCTCGGTGTGGTCGGGCTGGACACGGTGGGCGGACTCCGGCAGGAACGGCATCAGCAGGTGGACGACCCGCCGCCGGCGGACGCGGCTGATGTTGTTGTTGATCAGCGCCCGGCGGACGTACACGTCGATCTCGTCGCGCGGTATGCGGCGGAAGTGCGACCAGACCTTGGCCAGCGTCGTCTGCACCAGGTCCTCCGCCTCGTGGAAGTCGCCGGTGAGCAGGGTGGCGGTGCGCACCAGCCGCGGCCAGGCCGCCGCCGCGAACTCGGCGAACTCTGCGTTGCGGTCCTGCTTCACGGATCGCGGTTCCTTCGGCGTGGGGACGGGAGGACGGGAACAGGGGGGGAGGAGGACGGGAGGAGGGACGGGCGGCACGTCGCGGGAGGCGGGGGGAGGGGGCCCGGCCGCGGAGCCGGGCCCCCGGGATGATCAGCGCAGGTCGAGGCGGGCCAGCTCGCCGCCCGCCGCATCGTAGAGCGTCACACCGTGCAGGAAGTCCTCCGAGCCGGGACTCGGCAGCGGGGTGCTCGCGTACCAGGCGCCCCAGCCCTTGCGGCCGGGCAGGGTCACCAGCGAGGCGCTCACGGTGCCCTCGGCGGTGACCACCTCGACCCGGGCCGCGGCCCGGCTGCCGTACCAGAGGCCGGAGAGCAGGTAGAAGCCGTCGTCGCCGGTCCCGACGGGCTCGGCCTGGAGACTGACCCCCGGTGCGCTCGGGTCGATGTTGCCGTCGACGACGCTGCGGAACTGGGCCGGTTCACCGGGCAGCGCCCAGTGCTTGCCCTCCCGGGTGAGCCACAGCTCGACGCCGGGCGCGGCCTCGACCCGTTGCCCCGGCCGGACCGTCCGTACCCCCGTGGCCGGGCGGTCCGCCGCGGGGGCGGGCGTCGCGTGCGGCGCGGTCCCGGCGGCTTCGGCCGCCGCCGGGTGTGCCGTCGCCGGTGAAACCGGTCCGGGACCGGTCGCGTACGCGACGGTCGGCGCCCCCACCAGGGCGGCCAGGACCGCCACCGCTGCCACGTGTCTCGTCATCCGTGTCATGGACGTGCGTTCTCCCTGCGGAGTGGAGTGAACATGGAGGAGGGCGCCTCTCCACCCCTCACAACGCGGGACGGGGCGGGGGCGGATGACATGAGCGCGGAAGTTTTTTCGCCGGGGAGGGCGCAGGGGACGCGCGGGGGACGCCGCCGGGGACGTCCCCGGCGACGGCGCGGGGCGTGGGCCGGAGGGCAACCGTTTCGCTGGGCCGTTCGTGTATAACGGCAGAGGGACGAATCCGGGCCGCGGCACCCGCGCGGCGCACTCCGGGCACGCACCCGGACCACGACGCGGCACACGAATCACGCCGCGGCACGGCAACCACGACGCGGCACACCGACCCGGACACCGGGCGCACGACACAGGACGGAGGGCGTACGCGATGTTCAGCGGCACCCCCCGCCTCGCCCGGCTCACCGGGCTGCTGTTCTTCCTCCTCGTCGAGTTCGCCCTGATCGACGGCGACGGCCTCGTCACCGCCGTCGCGCTCGCCGCCACGGCGACCGCCGCCGCCGGTTCCGCGCTCGTCGTCTGCTCGGTCATCAGCGCACGCTGCGCCCCCGCCGTCCCGCGGACCCGGGTCAGAACGGCCCTGCGCGACCGTGAGAAGCGCACCGCCTTCCTCCCGCAGCGCGATCCGGACGCCCGCGGGCGCCGGCGCCCCCGAGCCCCCGGCCGTCTCCTCCTGACGGCTTCGTAGGGAACCGCTCGTTCCGAGCCGGGGGTCCTCCCGACCCCCCCGCCGGCGCCGAGCCGGGAGTCCGGCCGGCCCTCCGCTCGCCCCGAGCCGGGAGTGCCCCGACCCCACCGCACCCGCCCCCTCGGGCCGTCATGCCGCCACGTCACTCAGCGACGTCCTCGTCACTCAGCGACGTCCTCGTTCCCGGCACGACGAGACCCCCGGAGGGCTCACCCATGTCCGTTTTCGCCACGCTGGTCGAGCGGCTCGCCGACCTGCTCCAGCCGCTGTTCGCCGCCTCGGCCACGGCCGCCGCCATCGTCGTCTTCACCGCCCTCGTGCGGCTCGCGGTCCACCCCCTCTCCCGCGCCGCGGCCCGGGGCGCCAAGGCGCGTACCCGGCTCGCGCCGCAGCTCGCGGAGCTGCGCACCAAGCACGGCAAGAATCAGGAGCGCCTGCAGAAGGCGACGATGGAGCTGTACGCGAAGGAGAAGGTGTCGCCGTTCTCCGGCTGCCTGCCCTCGCTGCTCCAGCTCCCGGCGTTCTTCGTGCTCTACCACCTGTTCTCGAACACGAGCATCGGCGGCGAGCCCAACGGGCTCCTGGACCACGACCTCTTCGCCGCCCCGCTCGGCGGGCGCTGGGCGGACGCGCTCGCGGACGGCGGGGTGTTCGGCGGGGCCGGGCTCGTGTACCTGGGGCTGTTCGCGCTGGTCGCGGCGGTGGCCACGTTCAACTTCCGGCGCACCAAGCGGCAGATGGCGGCCGCTCCGGCGCCCACGGGGGACGCGGTGCCCGGGATGGGCGCGATGCTGAAGTTCATGCCGCTGATGTCCTTCGCGACGCTGATCACCGTCGCCGTCGTGCCGCTGGCGGCCGCGCTGTACGTGGTCACCAGCACCACCTGGAGCGCGGTGGAGCGGGTGTTCCTCTACCGGGACATGCCGGTGGCGGGCGCCCTCGCGGCGACGACCTGAGGCAGGGGACGAGCTGAGGTGCCCCGGGGACGGTGGCCCGGGGAGGGTGGCCCAGGGACGGTGGCGCGACGGCTGCGACCCGGGGGCCGCGGCCCTCGAAAGCTACCGACCCGTAAAGGTCCAGGTTGTGAACAGGGTCTTGCGGAGTGGTCGGTGGGCTTGGAGGATCGACCAACCCTCCGATCCTCCGACGGCCGCACCTGTCGGTCCGGGGTCGGCAGCGACCAGGGGAGACAAACGATGAAACTGCTGCGTGTCGGTACGGCGGGCTCCGAGCGCCCCGCACTGCTCGACGGTGACGGCGACCGGGCCACCCTGCGTGACCTGTCCGGACTCGTCCCCGACATCGACGCCGCGCTGCTCGCGGACGGCGCCGCGCTCGACCGGATACGGGCCGCGGCCGCCGCGGGCGAGCTGCCCGAGCTGGACGCCACCGGGCTGCGCGTCGGCCCGCCGCTGGCCCGGGTGGGCAAGGTCGTGTGCATCGGGCTGAACTACCACGGCCATGCGGCGGAGACCGGCGCCGAGCCCCCGGCCGAGCCGGTCGTCTTCCTCAAGGCGGCGGACACGGTCGTGGGCCCGGACGACGTGGTGCTGGTGCCGCGCGGCAGCCGCAAGACCGACTGGGAGGTCGAGCTGGCGGTGGTCATCGGGCGCACCGCCCGCTACATCGCCGACGACGAGGACCCGCTGGCCTACGTGGCCGGGTACGCCGTCTCCCACGACGTCTCCGAGCGCGAGTTCCAGATCGAGCGCGGCGGCACCTGGGACAAGGGCAAGAACTGCGAGACGTTCAACCCGCTGGGCCCCTGGCTGGTGACCGCCGACGAGGTGCCCGACCCGCAGGCCCTCGGCCTGCGGCTGTGGGTGAACGGCGAGCTCAAGCAGGACGGCGGCACGGCCGACCAGATCTTCCCGGTGGCCGAGGTCGTCCGGTACCTCAGCCGCTTCATGACGCTCTACCCGGGCGACGTCGTCAACACGGGCACCCCGGCCGGGGTCGCCATGGGGCAGCCCGAGCCCAAGCCGTACCTGCGCGCCGGCGACGTGGTGGAGCTGGAGATCGACGGGCTCGGCCGCCAGCGCCAGGAGCTCAAGGACGCCTGACCGGGCGGCCCGCCGGGAGCCGAAGCCGACGGCCCCGCCCCGTCCGGGGCGGGGCCGTCGGCGCCGCGGGCTCGGCGCCCGCGGTGTGCCGCCACGCCCTCGGGGCGCTGGGCCGGGGGTGCCGCACGCCCTCAGGACTCAGGGCGCCACGCCCTCAGGTCTCAGGGCCGCCGGCGACGCGGGCTCAGGAGGGCGGGCCCGCGACCCCGCTGCCGCCGTCCTGGTGGGCGGCGAAACGCTCCAGCGCCTCGACCACCATCGCGTGGTCCTCGGCCTGCGGCAGACCGGACACCGTCACACAGCCGATGACGCCGACGCCCTCGACGGCGATCGGGAACGACCCGCCGTGGGCCGCGTACACGTCGGGGTCGAGCCGCGACGACTCCTCGAACGTCGTCCCCTTGGCCCGGTGGCGCGCCCCCACCAGGTACGAGCTGACGCCGTACCGCTCGACGACCCGGCGCTTGCGGTCGATCCAGGCGTCGTTGTCCGCGCTCGATCCGGGCAGCGCGCAGTGGAAGAGCTGCTGCGGGCCGCGGCGGATGTCGATCGCGACCGGCGCCTCGCGCAGATGGCCCATCTCGACCAGCAGGCTGCCGAGCTTCCAGGCGTCGCCGTTCGAGAAGCGGCTCAGGGTCAGGCGGTGTTCCTGCTCCTCGATCTCGGCGACCGAGAGGTGCGCGCCGGGAGCGGACGCCCCGGGAGCGGCGGGGGTGGTGTCGGGGCCGGTGGTGCTGTCGTCGCTCATGCGCTGATCTCCACACTCACGCCGTCCCGCGCGGAACGGCGGGCGGCTTCCAGGACGTCGAGGGCGGCTGCCGCCTCCAGGGCGGTCACCGGCACGGGGCCTTCACCGCGCACGGCGGCGGCGACCGCCGCGTAGTACGCCGGGTAGTCGCCGGGCACGCTCTCGACGGGGGTGCCCCCGCCGGTCACGGGGGACTCCCCGGCGCCGAGACGGCCCCACAGCTCCCGGGGCTCCACACCCCACGGGGCGCCGGCGGCCGGCAGCCGTCCGTCGCGCAGGTCGGCCTCCTGGGGGTCGAGTCCGTACTTCACGTACCCGGCCTTCGAGCCGAGTACCCGGAAACGGGGGCCGAGCTGTGCCGTCGTCGCGCTGACGTACAGATGGGAGCGGACGCCGCCCTCGTGGGTGATGGCGATGAAGGTGTCGTCGTCCGCCGCCGCGCCGGGGCGGCGGACATCGGACTCCGCGTACACCCGGACGGCCGGGCCGAAGAGCGTCAGGGCCTGGTCGACGACATGGCTGCCCAGGTCGTACAGCAGCCCGCCGATCTCGGCCGGGTCGCCCGACTCCCGCCAGCCGCCCTTGGGCTGCGGGCGCCAGCGCTCGAAACGGGACTCGAAGCGCTGGACGTCGCCGAGCTCGCCGTCCGCGACGAGCCGCCGCAGGGTGAGGAAGTCGTTGTCCCAGCGGCGGTTCTGGAAGACGGAGAGCACCTGGCCCCGCTCCTCGGCGAGGGCGGCGAGCTCGCGCGCCTCGGCGGCGGTGCCGGCGAGCGGCTTGTCCACGACCACGGCCAGGCCGGCCCGGAGTGCGGCGGCGGCGATCGGGACGTGTGTCCTGTTCGGCGAGGCGACCACGATCAGGTCCAGGTCACCGGCCCGCTCCCACAGCTCGTCCGGCGACGCGGCGAAGCGGACGCCGTCGCCGAGGGCGGCGCGCGCCTCGGCCCTGCGCTCCTCGCGCGAGGTGACCACCGTGTCGACGACGAGGCCGTCGGTGGTGGAGATCAGCGGTGCGTGGAAGACGGAGCCCGCCAGGCCGTAGCCCACGAGTCCGACGCGGAGGGGGGTGCCGGGACCAGTCATGGGCCCACTTAAGCAACGCTGTTGCCAAAGTGCAAGCGGGCCCGACAATAGGGGGGTGACGCGTCCCGATCCCCATGCCCCGCACGCCCCCGACGCCCCGCCGGCCGCCCGGCGCGCGGCACCGGCGGGCGGAGTCAACCTGCCCGCGCTGCGCAGCCACAACGCGGCGCTCGTGCTCGACCTGCTGCGCGGCGCGGGGGAGGCCGGCATCAGCCGGATCGAGCTGGCGGAGGGCACGGGGCTGACCCCGCAGGCCGTCAGCAAGATCGTCGCCCGGCTGCGGGCCGAGGGCATGGCCGCCGAGGCGGGACGGCGCGCCTCCACCGGCGGCAAGCCGCGCACCGTGCTGCGGCTGGTCCCCTCGGCCGGGTACGCGGTGGGGCTCCACCTGGACCGCGACGAGCTGACGGCCGTCCTCCTCGACCTGGCCGGCACCCGTGTCGCGACCCACCGGGCGCCCCTCGACCTGGGCGCCCCTGCGGCGAGGGTGGTGGCGGCCGCCGCCACCCAGGTCGCGGCGCTCCTCGCCCGTGCGGCCCCGCCCGGGGCGGGGCCGCACGGGGGCGGCGGCAGCCGCGTCCCGGCCGCCCGGCACGCACCGGGCCGAGCCGCCCGGGCGTACGGCGCCCGTGGATCCGGCCACTGCCTCGGCCCGGCACGTGCCCGCCGGACCGACCACTGCCCCGGCCGCCGGCTCGCCCGGCCGTACGGCGCCTGCGGGGTCGGCCGCCGCCCGCACCGGCGCGCGGTGCCCGCGGCACCGGCCGCGGCGCGGACCTCCGGGGGCGCGCCCGCCCCGGCCGCGGACCTGCCCGCCCCCGCACCGCCCGCCCCCGGCGCACACCTGCCCGCCCCCGGCGGGCCCGCCCCGTGGCCGCGGGTGCTCGGGGCCGGGGTGGCGATGCCCGGGCCGCTGGACCACACCCGGGGCGTCCCGCACCGGGTCACCGGGCACCCCCACTGGGACGGCTACCCGCTGCGGGACGCGCTCGCCGCGCGCCTCGGCCTGCCGGTCGTGCTCGACAAGGACACCAACGCCGCCGCCCTCGGTCTCGCGCTGCGCGGCCCGGGCGACTCCTTCGCCTACCTCCACCTCGGCACCGGGCTCGGCGCCGGGCTGGTGCTCGGCGGGGCGCTGCACCGGGGCGCGCGCACCGGGGCGGGGGAGTTCGGGCACCAGGTGCTCCAGCTCGACGGCCCCGTCTGCGGCTGCGGCGAACGCGGCTGCGTCGAGGTGCTGTGCCTGGCCGCCGTCGCCCGCGGCGACGTCGCCGAGGCCGCCCGGGTGCTCGGCACGGCCGCCGGCAACCTCGTCGGGCTGCTCGACATCGACCGGGTGCTGCTCGGCGGACGGGTCGTCGCCGCGGCCGAGGAGGCGTTCGTGCGCGGGGTCGCCGAGGTCGTCGCGCGCCGCGGCCCGGTGCCCGTGGCGCCCGCGCCGGGCGGTCCGCACACGGTCGCCGAGGGGGCGGCGCAACTGGTGCTGGCGCCGGTCTTCGGCCGGGCCCCGGCCGCGCCCGCCGCCGACCCGGCAGGGTGAACTTGTGCCGCCGGGACCGGGGGCGCGCCGCTGTTCGGCCCTACCGCGCCGTTCGCCGACGGTCTGCCGGGGCAACGATGGCAGGGTCCCGGGGGCCACGGTCCGGGTGGCCCGGCAGCACGAGAGCAAGCAAAGGCCACCCATGCGACTGCGCAACGCCCTCGCCCTCACCGCCGGTACGGCGACCACCGCCGTGATCACCGCAGGGGTGCTGGCGCTCCCCGCCCTCGCCGACGACGCCCGCCCGGTGGACGGCCGGGGCTCCGGCGACCAGGGCGTGTCCCGGCCGGCGGACCAGCAGCCGACCTGCGGCAAGGAGTCGGACCCGGAGTTCCCCATCCGGACCCGTGTCCACGGCGGGCCCGCCTCCGTCCGCCCCGGCTCCGGGTTCCAGGGCTGGCGGCTCGACCTCACCAACACCACCCCGGAGCTGTGCCACCACATCCACCCGGTCGTGATCCTCACGGACCGGGCCGGGGCGCTCGCCGCCGACCGGGTCGCCGTCGAGTTCCACGACCCCGACGCGGGGCGCTGGCGTGCGGTCTCCCTGGAGCGGACGGGCGAGGACGAGCTGGTCGGCGCGGTCGACGACGGCTTCCAGGGCTTCGTCGTCCCGGCCGGCCGGACGGTCACCGTCGAGGCCCGGCTCTCGTTCGCCGCGGGCACCGCCCCCGGCGACGTCACCGTCAACACCGCCGTCGTCCAGCGCAAGGGCGACGACGGGGACTGGGTCGGCGAGTCCGGCGACTGGCACCTCGCGGTGACCGGCGCGGCGTCGCCGGGGACGCGTGAGCCCGCGGACCCCGCCCGCCCGACCGGGGCCCCGGAGCCGTCCGGCACGGCGACGGCTGCCGGGACCGCCGAGCCCCCAGGAGCCTCGGAACAGCCGTCGTCCCCGCGACCGCAGGAGCCCGACCGGCCCGACCAGCTCGCCTCCACCGGCTCCGGGACCGCGGCGCGGATCGCCGCCGTCGCCGCCGTGATCGCGGCGGGCGCCGGCATCGTCCTCCTGACGGTCCGCCGCTCCCGCCTCCGCCGCCGCTGAACGGCCCGGCGCTCCCGTCTCCGCCGCCGCTGAAGGGCCCGC
This window contains:
- a CDS encoding Z1 domain-containing protein, producing the protein MTDEFDEVYETFQALLDAFPPAEAVKRLALLSTDPAVVERIRERHEQQTIRVRELEEPHTVVLGNRDTWYTGPHPKDKCWPAVTGILRKDGWPEKPAISSLDDSSTRIVSLLNHPKEKSFSTRGLVVGYVQSGKTTNFTSVMAKAADRGYKLFIVLAGIHNGLRRQTQARLVQQLVEPNPSMWSQLTGLDKDFTPQENPASYFGKSNRTRVLCVVKKNATVLRKLAKWLDQASDYLADCPALIIDDEADQATVATKSINPLILSIMSALPRSAYVGYTASPFANLLIDPGAADLYPKDFVVNLPKPQGHFGTEVLFGRYALDGEDPAEVDDGHDMIRSIPDDDVSCVRPESRADVEGFEPVITETLRRAVEYFWMVTAARRVRTTGNPHNTMLIHTSVNTAVHNSFDRPLRKLRETFAASLHDAEQIARLRSLWLQETERVPASDFGEAPVAFDDILRELPGVLESCRIVMDNSSSEDRLDYENGPVVAIAVGGNTLSRGLTLEGLSVSYFVRAVSAYDTLLQMGRWFGFRNGYADLPRIWMTDELAGWFRHLATVETEMRRDIDIYMTEDETPLTFAVRLRTHPALRVTAAAKMRDAVTAASAFGGQRVQTHCFHTNAEWLRGNIRAAEELVVAASTHARTISERSSEGRFVFRDVPHDAITDFLARYRFHEKSQESDGELIVKYINKRISDAGSLRRWNVAVVGNPRNGDTFTFAPGVTVGRNVRARVNSAGPPEPDFADIKTLMSRRDAAVDLPGDTSQLDEKAIKEARNKHLPDHGLLVLYPIDKVSAPSASRKSRAPLAAEEHVIGIGLVFPKPHTEDSTVEKYISANLANVRLEDEDFSLVDGEEA
- a CDS encoding very short patch repair endonuclease — its product is MSGDRADPTPSSAAVSARMRRQVSQDTGCEVAVRRILHAEGLRYRVHYPVPGMARRKIDIAFSRAKVAVFLDGCFWHGCPQHATQPKSNAAWWREKLDRNMARDRETNLHLESEGWTVLRFWEHEAPANVATRVTDVVVRIRRQEGDSREAPSGRISSG
- a CDS encoding SEC-C domain-containing protein, coding for MRPDTPADHTAEAERLLRTAAQYPEDDEQLLLQAAAHLELAGDREGASGLYDRLLADEPDHPQLVKALQAANLWEYGHEAEARALIAGVRITAPAEAAPWEIIAETLESHDELEASHECFSEALALLLPEDDEVPYAAQSLLAGRHRVRRMLGLPHDDHDALADRVHSTRTPDFSLDELHDPKRLWALGSDNPAELKAEIARLRAELGSYRSALSRPFPVAVLHWPARDLAELLEAYPDLAAEYPSHEAHLAGIESSLRDLAATGTENLGIVTATVPSYEAFAASEASSPTNTALLPQYATTLAARGRALPWPPAKSAACWCGSGEPYRGCHGATASS
- a CDS encoding SigE family RNA polymerase sigma factor, with protein sequence MKQDRNAEFAEFAAAAWPRLVRTATLLTGDFHEAEDLVQTTLAKVWSHFRRIPRDEIDVYVRRALINNNISRVRRRRVVHLLMPFLPESAHRVQPDHTEAAERRAEVLRALTVLPPRQRAVVVLRYWEDMSEQDIARVLNCSVGTVKTHTRRALGTLRGQPLLADSRTRSATRTGPRHPGTPSAPTGPSSPGAHR
- a CDS encoding DUF6412 domain-containing protein yields the protein MFSGTPRLARLTGLLFFLLVEFALIDGDGLVTAVALAATATAAAGSALVVCSVISARCAPAVPRTRVRTALRDREKRTAFLPQRDPDARGRRRPRAPGRLLLTAS
- a CDS encoding YidC/Oxa1 family membrane protein insertase translates to MSVFATLVERLADLLQPLFAASATAAAIVVFTALVRLAVHPLSRAAARGAKARTRLAPQLAELRTKHGKNQERLQKATMELYAKEKVSPFSGCLPSLLQLPAFFVLYHLFSNTSIGGEPNGLLDHDLFAAPLGGRWADALADGGVFGGAGLVYLGLFALVAAVATFNFRRTKRQMAAAPAPTGDAVPGMGAMLKFMPLMSFATLITVAVVPLAAALYVVTSTTWSAVERVFLYRDMPVAGALAATT
- a CDS encoding fumarylacetoacetate hydrolase family protein; protein product: MKLLRVGTAGSERPALLDGDGDRATLRDLSGLVPDIDAALLADGAALDRIRAAAAAGELPELDATGLRVGPPLARVGKVVCIGLNYHGHAAETGAEPPAEPVVFLKAADTVVGPDDVVLVPRGSRKTDWEVELAVVIGRTARYIADDEDPLAYVAGYAVSHDVSEREFQIERGGTWDKGKNCETFNPLGPWLVTADEVPDPQALGLRLWVNGELKQDGGTADQIFPVAEVVRYLSRFMTLYPGDVVNTGTPAGVAMGQPEPKPYLRAGDVVELEIDGLGRQRQELKDA
- a CDS encoding heme-degrading domain-containing protein, translating into MSDDSTTGPDTTPAAPGASAPGAHLSVAEIEEQEHRLTLSRFSNGDAWKLGSLLVEMGHLREAPVAIDIRRGPQQLFHCALPGSSADNDAWIDRKRRVVERYGVSSYLVGARHRAKGTTFEESSRLDPDVYAAHGGSFPIAVEGVGVIGCVTVSGLPQAEDHAMVVEALERFAAHQDGGSGVAGPPS